ATCTGCACTTTCACTATCTGCGGGAACTTCTTTTAGCTGTGTGATAACCAGCACATCTTCAAGATGCTGAAAATCTACAAACGGTGTCACTTTGGCAGACTGTGTCAAATTGGAGGAATCTGTAGAAATACTGCTGACTGTTCCTATCTTAATGCCTTCTAAATATTTTGAACTGATATGTGAAGTGATCAGTTCTTCCCCTTCTTTCATATCTGCATCTTTACTGATATAGGTCACATCGATCGTTCCATCTTTTTGAACAGATTCACTGTTTCCCTGTACGACACAGGTATCTCCAGTCTGAGATGACTTGGCACTTACGCTGCTGGTATCATTTATAATTGAACATACCTTTGCATAGGTCCGTCCGGTTTCCGTTACGATTCCGACCAGACCTCCATCTGCCAGTACATTCATATTTACCTTGATTCCATCTTTTGTACCTTTATTAATAATAAAAGTATTATACCAGTTGCCGCTTCCCTTGCTGATTACTCTCGCTCCCACTTTCTTATACTGGGAGTATTCTTTATCCATCTTCAGAAGCTTTTGCAGACTATTCAATTCGTTTTCATTGGTACTTAAAGTTTCGTTTTCCTGCGTTAACTCTTTCACCTTCTGATTAAGCTTTGCATTCTCCTTTTTCAGTTCCTTCATACTCTTAAATGAGCCAACATGCTCTCCTACCCAGACTCCAAAAGAGTTAATTCCATCCTGCATTGGAATAACTACCGTTTCTGCGACTGCAGAAAGAGGTTTCACCACATCTTTTAATACTGTACTGACAGACAGAAGTAATATACAAAGAACTGTCAGCAAAATAAGCATCGTTTTAGGTGAAAACTCAAAATTATGACGATTTTTCATAGTACCACTCCTTGATTAATGGAAATCAGAATCCTGTAAATTATGAGCCAGTCTTTCATAATCCGGATTTTCCATAATCATTCCTAATCCTTTTACTACAGTAAGTTCCGGTTCTTCCATCTTCATAATGGAAAGTCCTGTCTCCTGCTGGATAAGAAGATCCAGATTC
This Anaerobutyricum hallii DNA region includes the following protein-coding sequences:
- the mreC gene encoding rod shape-determining protein MreC; this encodes MKNRHNFEFSPKTMLILLTVLCILLLSVSTVLKDVVKPLSAVAETVVIPMQDGINSFGVWVGEHVGSFKSMKELKKENAKLNQKVKELTQENETLSTNENELNSLQKLLKMDKEYSQYKKVGARVISKGSGNWYNTFIINKGTKDGIKVNMNVLADGGLVGIVTETGRTYAKVCSIINDTSSVSAKSSQTGDTCVVQGNSESVQKDGTIDVTYISKDADMKEGEELITSHISSKYLEGIKIGTVSSISTDSSNLTQSAKVTPFVDFQHLEDVLVITQLKEVPADSESAD